Proteins encoded in a region of the Takifugu flavidus isolate HTHZ2018 chromosome 8, ASM371156v2, whole genome shotgun sequence genome:
- the fam217ba gene encoding uncharacterized protein fam217ba: protein MGPIMQERTASTALKCVVPKDKIRIKASEINASGSSSKKGSKMKKTVGQIKNGLPGAGQDKDTVTAVQRGMQSKGGRVKSGTIRNSNKLTSPDEEGDLRPQLRKHLSVHRKEERCENQRMSKSTNELLQHRIGMGKNRRDLSLPLSPISGLRHIPGHPLIHSPAPSPEVLQQHFNQKDVDSDSASDLSDSERLPVLPSPCTPCTPPHLNLRAEVITTHDFPPDFPGPCGAADDGDDGDDDESGKPSYTYPDFLPPPFNSWSLRQLALFLHTEGRGAPRPKPVGPLEKYLERLLQLEWVQIQTVQAESTRQHGTRSRPQSLPSAPVSHPPRPHTAPSSRLNSPKGLRHSQRGFPFTPVNNPPSPASVQQQQQQQQQQQHSRIPVCPHCHIRYPLCNGSCSAYAYQRHSRLSPLLERRARPGAPAKRSSSETRISTEGRSPGGPGNGGGAQTPVSPSGAKSHLRQMHAAGNARKQPQDTGSNTRVLARKSRVRANSETDVKKESDCSKAATVEKHPSVGSKRELLSSKKMEKDSLKTKAGAQASKTALKRAAKDPQTVPKAPPINKQNSKTKTVHFDSK from the exons ATGGGACCCATCATGCAGGAGCGCACGGCATCTACGGCACTGAAATGCGTCGTACCAAAAGACAAAATACGCATAAAAGCTTCTGAAATTAATGCATCAGGCAGCAG TTCAAAAAAAGGTagcaaaatgaagaaaacggTGGGCCAAATTAAAAATGGGCTGCCAGGAGCAGGTCAAGATAAGGACACAGTGACAGCAGTGCAGAGG GGTATGCAGTCAAAAGGTGGTAGGGTCAAATCTGGGACAATACGGAATTCTAATAAACTTACCAG CCCTGATGAAGAAGGAGATTTGAGACCTCAGCTCCGCAAACACTTATCCGTACACAGGAAAGAGGAGCGATGTGAAAATCAACGCATGTCAAAATCTACCAATGAGCTGCTCCAGCACCGCATAGGAATGGGGAAAAACCGCCGGgatctttctctccctctttccccaATATCAGGGCTACGGCACATCCCAGGGCACCCTCTCATCCACTCCCCTGCACCCTCGCCAGAGGTTCTACAGCAGCACTTCAACCAGAAGGATGTTGACAGTGACAGTGCCAGTGATCTGTCAGATTCAGAGAGGCTGCCTGTCTTGCCCTCCCCCTGCACCCCTTGTACCCCGCCTCACCTCAACCTCCGGGCTGAGGTCATCACCACTCATGACTTTCCTCCAGATTTCCCTGGACCCTGTGGAGCCgctgacgatggtgatgatggtgacgatgacgAGAGCGGGAAACCTAGCTACACTTACCCGGACTTCCTGCCACCTCCATTTAACAGCTGGAGCCTGAGGCAGCTGGCCCTGTTTCTTCATACTGAAGGCCGAGGTGCCCCCCGACCCAAGCCTGTGGGGCCCTTGGAGAAGTACCTGGAGAGGCTTCTGCAGCTGGAGTGGGTTCAGATCCAAACGGTGCAAGCAGAAAGCACCCGTCAACACGGTACCCGCTCAAGACCGCAGAGCTTACCCTCTGCCCCGGTTTCTCATCCACCCAGGCCACACACAGCTCCATCATCCCGACTCAACTCCCCTAAAGGCCTGAGGCACAGCCAGCGTGGATTCCCGTTCACACCTGTAAATAACCCCCCGTCACCCGCttcagtccagcagcagcagcagcagcagcagcagcagcagcactctcGCATCCCTGTATGCCCTCACTGTCACATTCGTTATCCGTTGTGCAATGGAAGCTGTTCTGCCTATGCCTACCAGCGCCACTCACGACTCAGCCCACTGCTTGAGCGAAGAGCCAGACCCGGTGCTCCGgcaaagaggagcagcagcgagaCGCGAATATCCACAGAAGGAAGGAGCCCTGGAGGTCCAGGCAATGGTGGAGGAGCCCAGACCCCAGTGAGCCCCTCGGGTGCAAAAAGCCATCTCAGGCAAATGCACGCAGCAGGAAATGCCCGTAAGCAACCCCAGGATACAGGAAGTAACACCAGGGTTCTGGCGAGGAAAAGCCGTGTCAGAGCTAATTCTGAGACGGACGTTAAAAAGGAGTCTGATTGCAGCAAAGCAGCCACTGTTGAGAAACACCCTTCAGTTGGAAGCAAAAGGGAGCTTCTCTCATCCAAGAAAATGGAGAAGGACTCGCTGAAGACAAAGGCAGGAGCTCAGGCCTCTAAAACAGCCCTCAAAAGAGCTGCTAAAGACCCACAGACTGTCCCTAAAGCCCCACCTATCAATAAGCAGAATagcaaaacaaaaactgtgCACTTTGACTCAAAGTAA
- the ppp1r3da gene encoding protein phosphatase 1, regulatory subunit 3Da — translation MDNGWFIGRERITPTKCKEQMSIPCRSPMRPSMSINLTEMLRADQQSAAKRPISIRPPSTTRASVPGRHAPNQKVSCEPTPKPIIRQRSRSLPCDRERKKQCRNVGVRFIDSLGVNLEDIKVFKSGEDPCIPHHVTFRLLMGAELADRKHLEISLPYLKPAFAQQPGDQPGFLHRLYEQKVCLERIVCLELGVIGTTQVINLDFEKDVTARYSFTDWKSCTETKASWVSTITKTWEEGGGQLSCDTFRFHLPMPPFIQPGAMLEFAIQYKVCGAEYWDNNNGENYKLVCHNYKLSVPKECEDSMVHFI, via the coding sequence ATGGATAATGGGTGGTTTATTGGACGTGAGAGAATAACTCCAACAAAATGCAAAGAGCAGATGAGTATCCCTTGTCGCAGCCCCATGAGGCCGAGCATGTCTATCAACCTGACTGAAATGCTTCGAGCCGATCAACAGAGTGCCGCAAAAAGGCCAATTTCCATCCGACCACCGAGCACCACCCGGGCGTCTGTGCCAGGGCGACATGCCCCTAACCAGAAGGTCAGCTGCGAACCCACCCCCAAACCCATAATCCGACAGCGTTCTCGCTCTCTACCATGTGACagagaaaggaaaaagcaaTGCAGGAATGTTGGTGTGCGGTTTATTGATTCCTTGGGAGTCAATCTGGAAGATATCAAGGTTTTTAAATCTGGAGAGGATCCCTGTATACCACACCATGTCACCTTCAGGCTGTTGATGGGTGCGGAGCTGGCAGACAGAAAGCATCTGGAGATATCCTTACCATACCTAAAGCCTGCGTTTGCCCAACAGCCTGGTGATCAGCCAGGCTTCCTGCATCGCCTCTATGAGCAGAAAGTGTGTTTAGAGAGAATCGTTTGTTTGGAGCTGGGTGTCATTGGGACCACTCAGGTCATCAACTTAGACTTTGAGAAAGATGTCACAGCCCGCTATTCATTCACTGATTGGAAGAGCTGCACAGAAACCAAGGCCTCTTGGGTGTCTACCATCACTAAGACTTGGGAAGAAGGTGGGGGTCAACTCAGTTGTGACACATTTCGTTTTCACCTGCCCATGCCTCCGTTCATTCAGCCTGGAGCCATGTTGGAGTTCGCCATCCAGTATAAAGTGTGTGGGGCCGAATACTGGGACAACAATAATGGGGAGAATTACAAGTTAGTTTGCCATAACTACAAGCTGTCAGTGCCCAAAGAATGTGAGGATAGCATGGTGCACTTCATTTAA
- the LOC130529622 gene encoding synaptonemal complex protein 2-like: MTPAPSPQLESIIDEVLKTQDVHPLDSLLQSDPSEVTPVKCSQQFLTKLHKLIIRGLNVKDYKSARLGLTVLHKWGEKLKLCDRQGLPEMIAQGLHKKMLHWYEECRQLWIQGGPKWDEALLNLSEDFFDALMVVHDSCKEGTYNIAESFLCPIGLLAVHPKIYILIQKEAIQKFNLILDKIPLELKKKMKMSMEALDVMVKLAVHILDCGDHDFQTALTEALCRITPPDQRKEVADRLFHMEHVAGAFVKLRDSEFETECRKFLNLVNGMQGDTRRVFSYPCLEVYLDKNELLMPADDELEEFWIDFNTGSQGISFYFSLVDAVGQDDQWETLCITVNELQSYSVTDENKRCILRLNLSEVVVIGAVEGSRLTIHFSSSLDIPQAASKVFGLSKNRAFTGKTTTSVVKTTINVLMGSNSSQAVPESQLPFCQTEKEKTCSVLPAPSARTQEVTSDKRKQSESSFFIQCNVAGSERVGSLSPVRPTRSIKGKPSLKMVRSNEEFSERLRNTANSCSETTPPNGANGAAKEQNIKHTKPAALGGEDFLGHGFVPDTQPRSEGSISSKRTKLSVSEMLIMPTQKIHYLPKSESRSNQSQMPSFCLEETDTGLTQGPLQKRQDAIQQESITHQVKTSDRKEDSKSQRKKHQASKEQQVKRNDQGRGKQQMSPKMEKTPGNHSAPTTKGPQERVQFTGKTDDGKTLSSKEKKNAELAGSMVKLISSHYKDTAKESEENVPQKGSHRLLNRPVFNMSWFSSVKKEVSGSTGNILTNVRSKTAANYTRQRKDFFTFNTSGSLSSEEKCKSFSNISATSISGIHDSTVQSVSSKQAVQPVVKGKRHVKKHLFSDTDTDYVTSEVSWLKESSRKNKPKVAKYSRQAAVKSKPLPSHSIESTDLPPSSPKSTNGIVKFNKQKKAVEKPAAARTKRPRRAAATSTKTYKEPETDDSQSEFEEILTPKPTKSHITQCSKPKQNPSTSSKMSLEFQVKKKRISVTSEQPSHICSKLDSSIQSGLKRPDVKKRPVKTVPESSKFNRKDLSPADQQMNALRDSWAACQDPPCASPPLIENMRSVERSAPNMGLPCPTVLALQGSLLSASPNPPRQDTPSPIPLLPDPCSAVSSKGKLKASSIYSTAKNHSSSKTRSLQYVSSPLSLTSTGPNTAEARLIHQDSPPPSPFLSEPLLTSTLKEMQNPSVPMPPQSPTPGPASDSSHYVFSEASLVSSGSLSTSFIQSEPELTGSTVKSSSSAGWAHKKESSPPQKKDVMSAQHFMSGPSLKRRSHFEENEEKKKSRIREQSSFRMKPRKLFTSFTTAPAQSPVSHAASSTGVSCTNWDPDEGDMDMEEELELPRTVVNPSDICQKLSSEFRNKFENRHTMMEVHNKQSLTAVQQHLTSLNMQLNKCQTDRLEKVLEVLLGEIDKLEQDEGLLKTMEKDLTTYWKKQSVAFSSYHEQEKKRNETLKKALQGNVSPSLDYEESLFMSQMCLIRKDMKTVQDRLLTQMHEGEILTVKRGLHALFFP; encoded by the exons ATGACACCAGCTCCATCCCCGCAG TTGGAGAGTATCATTGATGAGGTTTTAAAGACTCAAGATGTCCACCCCCTGGATTCATTATTGCAAAGTGACCCAAGTGAAGTCACCCCCGTAAAATGTTCCCAACAGTTTCTCACCAAATTGCACAAACTTATAATTAGG GGTTTAAATGTAAAAGATTACAAATCAGCCAGGCTGGGTCTCACTGTCCTCCAtaagtggggggaaaaactgAAGCTTTGCGATCGTCAAGGTTTGCCTGAAATGATAGCTCAAGGCCTGCACAAAAAGATG TTGCATTGGTATGAGGAGTGCAGACAGCTGTGGATCCAGGGTGGCCCGAAGTGGGATGAAGCCCTGCTGAACCTTTCTGAGGATTTCTTTGATGCCTTGATG GTGGTTCATGACTCATGCAAGGAAG gaaCATACAATATAGCTGAATCCTTTTTGTGTCCAATTGGTCTTTTGGCAGTTCATCCCAAAATATACATCCTGATTCAAAAAGAG GCTATTCAGAAGTTTAACCTAATTCTGGACAAGATTCCGTTGGAACttaagaaaaagatgaaaatgtcaATGGAGGCCTTAGATGTCAT GGTCAAGCTGGCTGTTCATATCCTGGACTGTGGTG ATCATGACTTTCAGACAGCGCTGACAGAAGCTCTGTGCAGAATAACGCCTCCTGATCAGAGAAAAGAGGTTGCAGACAGATTGTTCCACATGGAGCACGTGGCCGGTGCTTTTGTAAAACTCCGTGATTCTGAGTTTGAAACG GAATGTCGCAAGTTTCTTAACTTGGTGAATGGGATGCAAGGTGACACAAGAAG AGTGTTTTCTTATCCATGTCTGGAAGTTTACCTGGACAAGAATGAG CTGCTGATGCCTGCTGATGATGAGCTTGAAGAATTTTGGATTGATTTCAACACTGGCAGCCAAGGAATCTCTTTTTACTTCTCTCTGGTGGATGCAGTAGGGCAG GATGATCAGTGGGAAACATTATGTATCACTGTGAATGAACTCCAAAGCTACAGTGTAACAG ATGAGAACAAAAGGTGCATCCTGAGGTTAAATCTGTCAGAAGTGGTGGTCATTGGTGCAGTGGAAGGATCAAGACTTACCATCCACTTCAGTTCCTCTCTGGACATCCCACAGGCTGCAAGTAAAGTCTTTGGCCTCAGCAAAAACAGA GCATTTACTGGAAAAACAACCACATCTGTGGTGAAAACTACAATTAACGTTTTAATGGGAAGCAATAGCTCTCAG GCTGTTCCAGAGAGTCAGCTTCCCTTCTGTCaaactgagaaagaaaaaacctgTTCCGTTTTGCCTGCCCCATCTGCACGTACCCAG GAAGTGACTTCAGACAAGAGGAAGCAGTCAGAATCTTCATTCTTCATACAATGCAATGTGGCTGGAAGTGAGCGCGTTGGTTCCCTTTCTCCTGTAAGACCAACAA GAAGCATCAAAGGGAAGCCGTCTCTGAAAATGGTCCGCTCAAATGAGGAATTTTCTGAACGACTACGGAACACTGCTAATTCCTGCAGTGAAACTACACCACCAAATGGTGCAAATGGAGCAGCAAAAGAGCAG aatataaaacacacaaaaccagcTGCACTGGGCGGAGAAGATTTTCTGG GACATGGTTTTGTGCCTGATACCCAACCCCGAAGCGAAGGAAGCAT ctCTTCTAAAAGGACTAAACTGTCAGTGTCTGAAATGTTGATTATGCCGACACAGAAAATTCATTATTTGCCTAAATCCg AGTCAAGGTCTAATCAGTCCCAGATGCCCAGTTTCTGTCTGGAAGAAACTGATACTGGTCTCACACAGGGTCCACTGCAGAAGAGGCAAGATGCCATTCAGCAAGAGTCAATCACACATCAGGTAAAAACGTCTGATAGGAAAGAAGATTCCAAAAgtcaaaggaaaaaacatcagGCTTCCAAAGAGCAACAGGTCAAGAGAAATGACCAAGGCAGAGGAAAGCAACAAATGTCaccaaagatggagaaaacaccaGGCAATCATTCAGCCCCAACAACTAAAGGCCCACAGGAGCGAGTTCAATTCACTGGTAAAACTGACGATGGCAAGACCCTCTCAAGCAAAGAGAAG AAAAATGCAGAGCTTGCAGGGAGCATGGTGAAGCTCATCTCGAGTCATTACAAGGACACAGCAAAAGAATCCGAAGAGAATGTCCCCCAGAAAGGGAGTCATCGTTTACTCAACAG GCCAGTCTTCAATATGAGCTGGTTTTCAAGTGTTAAG AAAGAAGTTTCTGGATCTACTGGTAATATCCTTACAAATGTACGcagcaaaacagcagcaaattatACCAGGCAGAG AAAAGACTTTTTTACGTTCAACACCAGTGGATCATTAAGCAGTGAG gaAAAGTGCAAATCCTTCAGTAACATCTCTGCTACATCCATCAG TGGCATCCATGACTCCACAGTTCAGAGTGTCAGCTCAAAACAGGCAGTTCAGCCTGTGGTAAAG GGCAAGAGACATGTGAAAAAGCATCTGTTCAGTGACACAGACACGGATTATGTCACATCAGAGGTCAGCTGGCTGAAGGAGTCAAGCAggaaaaataaacccaaagtTGCAAAAtacagcagacaggcagcagtCAAATCTAAGCCTCTGCCATCTCATTCAA TTGAATCCACAGATTTACCCCCATCTTCACCAAAATCTACAAATGGCATTGTTAAATTCAATAAG CAAAAGAAGGCGGTTGAGAAGCCAGCAGCAGCCCGCACCAAGAGGCCCCGGAGAGCTGCCGCCACCTCCACCAAAACCTACAAGGAGCCTGAGACTGATGACAGCCAGTCAGAATTTGAGGAAATCCTAACACCCAAG CCAACCAAAAGCCACATCACACAGTGCAGCAAGCCAAAACAAAATCCATCAACCTCTTCAAAG atgtcTCTGGAGTTTcaagtgaaaaagaagagaataaGTGTGACCTCCGAGCAGCCCTCACATATCTGCAGTAAACTGGACAGCAGCATCCAATCAGGCCTAAAAAGGCCTGATGTCAAG AAGCGGCCTGTAAAGACCGTGCCAGAATCTTCAAAGTTCAACAGGAAAGATTTGTCGCCTGCTGATCAACAGATGAATGCACTGAGAGATTCCTGGGCCGCCTGCCAGGACCCTCCCTgtgcctcccctcctctcatcgAAAACATGAGAT CTGTAGAGAGGTCAGCTCCAAACATGGGCTTGCCCTGTCCCACTGTCCTCGCACTGCAGGGATCTCTACTTTCTGCCTCTCCAAACCCACCTCGTCAAGACACCCCCTCTCCCATCCCGCTGTTACCTGACCCTTGCTCTGCAGTCAGCAGTAAAGGAAAACTCAAGGCCTCCTCCATCTACTCTACAGCAAAGAATCATTCCTCTTCCAAGACTCGGTCCCTCCAGTATGTCTCGTCTCCTCTGTCACTGACCTCCACTGGGCCTAATACAGCAGAG gcTAGACTGATTCACCAGGATTCACCACCtccctccccttttctctctgagCCCTTGTTGACATCCACACTCAAGGAGATGCAAAATCCATCCGTGCCCATGCCTCCTCAGTCACCCACCCCAGGACCCGCCAGTGACAGCAGCCATTATGTTTTTAGTGAAGCGTCGTTGGTATCTTCGGGCTCACTGTCCACATCATTCATTCAGTCAGAACCAGAGCTCACCGGAAGCACAGTTAagagctcctcctctgctggctgGGCTCATAAGAAGGAG AGCTCACCACCTCAGAAGAAAGATGTAATGTCGGCACAGCATTTCATGTCAGGACCAAGCCTGAAGCGCCGCAGTCATTTTGAGGAGAacgaagagaagaagaaaagcaggatAAGAGAGCAGAGTTCTTTTCGGATGAAACCAAGAAAGTTGTTTACATCAT TCACTACAGCGCCTGCTCAGAGCCCAGTGAGCCACGCAGCGTCTTCCACTGGTGTCAGCTGCACTAACTGGGACCCTGACGAAGGAGACATGGACATGGAGGAAGAACTGGAGTTGCCAAGAACTGTTGTGAACCCAAGCGACATCTGTCAGAAATTGTCCTCTGAGTTTAGGAACAAATTTGAG AACCGTCACACGATGATGGAGGTCCATAACAAGCAGTCCCTGACAGCCGTCCAGCAACATCTCACCTCCCTCAACATGCAACTGAACAAATGCCA GACAGACAGGCTTGAGAAGGTTTTGGAGGTCCTCTTAGGTGAAATAGACAAACTGGAGCAGGATGAGGGTCTGCTGAAAACCATGGAGAAAGACCTGACT ACCTACTGGAAAAAGCAGAGTGTGGCGTTCTCCTCCTACCATGAGCAGGAAAAGAAGAG AAATGAGACCCTGAAGAAAGCCCTGCAGGGTAACGTGAGTCCCAGCCTGGACTATGAGGAGAGCCTGTTCATGTCCCAG ATGTGTCTGATAAGGAAAGACATGAAGACAGTCCAGGACAGGCTCCTCACCCAGATG CACGAGGGTGAGATCCTGACGGTGAAGAGAGGTCTGCATGCACTCTTTTTCCCCTGA